A single window of Oncorhynchus clarkii lewisi isolate Uvic-CL-2024 chromosome 10, UVic_Ocla_1.0, whole genome shotgun sequence DNA harbors:
- the LOC139419627 gene encoding CTD nuclear envelope phosphatase 1A-like isoform X2: MLKTRHRLLGIHTFVGVTSRIWGFILYILRKHLRTIIQYQTVRYDTLPLLPVSRNRLNAVKRKILVLDLDETLIHSHPDRLVRPKVRPGTPPDFILKVVINRHPVRFLVNKRPHVDFFLEVVSQWYELVVFTASMEIYGSAVSDKLDRDILKRRYYRQHCTLDLGSYFKDLSVVHNDLSSIVILDNSPGAYRIHPGSPQMSDPSSVENSIRIGYGDSSIGTSISTSTSSPF; encoded by the exons ATGCTAAAGACCCGTCACCGCTTACTTGGCATCCACACTTTCGTCGGAGTTACATCTAGAATATGGGGGTTTATTCTGTACATACTCAGGAAGCATTTACGGACG ATAATCCAGTACCAAACGGTGCGTTATGACACACTACCTCTGTTGCCTGTGTCCAGAAACAGACTCA ATGCAGTCAAGAGGAAGATTCTGGTGCTGGACCTTGACGAGACCCTAATCCACTCCCACCCTGATAGGTTGGTGAGACCCAAAGTGAGACCTGGCACTCCACCTGACTTCATCCTAAAG GTGGTGATCAACAGACATCCTGTCAGGTTTTTAGTAAATAAAAGACCGCATGTGGACTTCTTCTTAGAAGTG GTGAGTCAGTGGTATGAGCTGGTGGTTTTCACGGCCAGTATGGAAATATATGGCTCAGCCGTGTCTGACAAGCTAGACAGAGACATCCTTAAACGAAGATACTACAGACAG CACTGTACATTGGATCTGGGTAGCTATTTTAAAGATCTTTCTGTGGTGCACAATGATCTATCTAGCATAGTCATCCTGGACAACTCGCCTGGAGCCTACCGCATCCACCCTG GTTCACCTCAGATGTCCGATCCGTCCTCAGTCGAAAACTCCATCAGGATCGGCTATGGGGATTCGTCCATCGGGACTAGTATCAGCACCTCCACTTCCTCTCCTTTTTAG
- the LOC139419627 gene encoding CTD nuclear envelope phosphatase 1A-like isoform X1, which translates to MLKTRHRLLGIHTFVGVTSRIWGFILYILRKHLRTIIQYQTVRYDTLPLLPVSRNRLNAVKRKILVLDLDETLIHSHPDRLVRPKVRPGTPPDFILKVVINRHPVRFLVNKRPHVDFFLEVVSQWYELVVFTASMEIYGSAVSDKLDRDILKRRYYRQHCTLDLGSYFKDLSVVHNDLSSIVILDNSPGAYRIHPDNAIPIKSWFSDPSDTALLNLLPMLDALRFTSDVRSVLSRKLHQDRLWGFVHRD; encoded by the exons ATGCTAAAGACCCGTCACCGCTTACTTGGCATCCACACTTTCGTCGGAGTTACATCTAGAATATGGGGGTTTATTCTGTACATACTCAGGAAGCATTTACGGACG ATAATCCAGTACCAAACGGTGCGTTATGACACACTACCTCTGTTGCCTGTGTCCAGAAACAGACTCA ATGCAGTCAAGAGGAAGATTCTGGTGCTGGACCTTGACGAGACCCTAATCCACTCCCACCCTGATAGGTTGGTGAGACCCAAAGTGAGACCTGGCACTCCACCTGACTTCATCCTAAAG GTGGTGATCAACAGACATCCTGTCAGGTTTTTAGTAAATAAAAGACCGCATGTGGACTTCTTCTTAGAAGTG GTGAGTCAGTGGTATGAGCTGGTGGTTTTCACGGCCAGTATGGAAATATATGGCTCAGCCGTGTCTGACAAGCTAGACAGAGACATCCTTAAACGAAGATACTACAGACAG CACTGTACATTGGATCTGGGTAGCTATTTTAAAGATCTTTCTGTGGTGCACAATGATCTATCTAGCATAGTCATCCTGGACAACTCGCCTGGAGCCTACCGCATCCACCCTG ACAATGCAATACCCATCAAATCGTGGTTCAGTGACCCAAGCGACACAGCTCTACTTAACCTGCTTCCCATGCTAGATGCACTTAG GTTCACCTCAGATGTCCGATCCGTCCTCAGTCGAAAACTCCATCAGGATCGGCTATGGGGATTCGTCCATCGGGACTAG